TCATCGCCACTGACATCGGGACGCCGTATCTCACGGAGTTCGACACGGAGGCGTACGGCAACTACTACGAGAGCGACGACGGAAAGGCCGCGCTCAAGCCCAACATCTTCCGGTCGACCGCGAACACCTCACACATGACCTACGGCATCGCGAAGTTCATCGCGGACAACTACGGCGCGATGCGGGTCGCGAACATGGGTCCGGACTACGCCTACGGTGAGCAGTGTTGGGAGTACTTCAAGGCCTACTCCGAGGGGCTGGGCGTCGACCACGAGTACGTCGCCAGCGAGTTCCCGTCGCTGGGTGCAAGCGACATGACGCCACAGATCAACTCCGTGTTGAGCAACGACCCGGACCTCGTGTTCACGAGCTTCTGGGCCGGCGACGCGACGACGTTCATCTCACAGGCCGCAGAGCAGGGGCTGTTCGACGAGGTGGAAGACGTGTTCGACACCATCGGCGCGGACCCGACGGTGTTCAGCGCGCTCGGCGACACCACGCCCGAAGGCATCCACATGTCGGGGTGGTACTGGCCGACCGCCTACGACAACGAGTACAACCAGGCGTTCCTCGACAAGTACGAGTCGATGTACTCCGACGAGCCGGTGCCGTCGATTCCGGGCTTCACCGGCGGCCAGACGTGGGGCGCAGTCCAGACGTACAAACAGGTCATCGAGTCGGTCGGCTCGCTCAACTCCGACGACATCGTCTCCGAGCTGGAAGGGTTCACCTTCGAGGAGGACCCGCGCGGTCCCGTCACCTACGACGCCGACAGCCACCAGGCGCAGGCGCCGGTGACGCTCGGCACGACGAGCTTCGACGTGGATGTCCCGTACGACGGTGCCGGACTCGCCGACATCCAGAAGTACACCATCACCCGCGACGAATCGCTGGAACTGCTCGACGGGAGCGGTCTCGGCCCCGGAATGTAGATGAGCGGAGCACTCGATTCAGCGCCGGACGTCGAGGGCAACGAGCGACTGCTCGCGGGAGCCGGCCTGCTCGCGCTCGTCATCGCTCCGTTCATCCTCGGGCCGTTCCAGATGGGGCTGCTCGCGGAGGTGCTCATCTTCGGCATCTTCGCGACGGCGTTCAACCTGTTGTACGGCTACACCGGCCTGCTCTCGTTCGGTCACGGGATGTTCTTTGCCGTCGCCGGCTACACGATGGCGAAGACCGTCCAGGTCGTCGGACCGATGCTCAGCTTCGGCGAACTGTTCGGCGGCGCGAGCGTGCTCGCGACGTGGCTCTTCGGGCTCGTCTTAGCGATACTAGTCACCGTGCTCGTGGCGATGGCCATCGGCTATCTGGCCGTCCAACTCGAAGAGATCTACTTCGCGATGATTACCCTCTCGTTTACGATGGCGATTTACGCCATTGCGAACCAGGATATCATCGGAACGTTGCTCGAGTTCTTGGGAATTGGCAACGGCACCTTCACCAACGGGTCGGACGGGCTGACATTCACCCTCGGAGAGGTGGACCTCTTCGGCTTCACGTTCACGCTGGTGGACATCGCCGACCCGTTCGCCTACTACTTCTTCACCATCGCCATCTTCTCGGTGACGATGTATCTGCTGTACCGCATCGTCAAGTCACCGTTCGGAACGGTGTGTAAGGCGATTCGTGAGAATCCGGAGCGGGCGAGCGCGCTCGGTATCGACATCACGCGCCACTCGTGGGTGACGTTCGTCATCTCGGGCGGCTTCTCCGGGCTGGCGGGGGGACTGCTCATCCCGCTGTTCACGAACGTCACGCCCCGGTACGCCTACTGGTCGTTCTCGGCAGAGCCGGTGTTGATGACCGTCATCGGCGGCCCGTACTCCTTCTTCGGGCCGCTGGTCGGCGCGTTCAGCTACCGCTACCTCCGATGGTTCATCAGCCGCTTCGAGATGCTGGAGGCGTACTGGCAGTTCAGCTTCGGCCTCCTCCTGCTGTTGGTCGTGCTGTTCGTCGCCAACGGCATCATCGGTGCGCCGAAACAGATTCGCTCGTGGCTCGACTCCCGCGGCGAGTAACGGCTCGCCCGGCTTTTCTATTCGACGCCGGTGGGTAGTGAGCCGACCGCTCAGTTGAACGCCTCGGGACTGACCTCGCCGGCCGACCGGTCGAGGTCCTCGGGGTCGGCGTCCTCCACGACCTCGATGCCGCGGTTGTTGACCGCGTCGGGGTCGAGACCGACCTCCTGGAGGAAGTCCTTGTAGATGCGCTCGCAGGTCTCTGCGGCCTTCTGGCGCTTGCTCGCGTGGTCACACAGGTCGGCGAGCACGACGCCCTCGGGCGTCTCGTTCTGGTAGATAATCCAGTGGTTCACGAGGTCCGACAGCCGGCGAATCGGCGAGGTGAAGTGGCCGTACACCTCGAAGTTGAGGGCGTGGTGGCCGCCGAAGGGGTCGGACATGTACTTCGCGCGGGGCATCACCTTCATCACGGCCCACTGAATCTGGTCGAGTTGGCGGCCGGGAGCCTGTTCGAGCGTCGCGTTCACGGCCTTCCGGGGGTCCTCCCACGAGCTGCCGGGAATCGAGACCCCATCGAGGTCCTGAATCTCGCGCAGCGCCTCGTCCCACTCGTCGGGCGTGGGCTGGGGGTGGACCCGGAACATCGCCTCCAGGCTGCGAACCCACTGGAGTTCGTGGGTGACGGCCTTGTTCGCCTTCAGCATACACTCCTCGATGATGGTGTGGGCGCGGTCGCGGCGGGGGTTCAACACGAGCGAGCCGTCCTCCTTCCGGCGCTCGTGGAGCTGGTCGGCGAGCTCGTGGACGAGCGAGAGCTCCTCGTGGAGGTCGGCGTCGGGGTCGTCGAGTCGGTCCTCGGCCTGCGCGTAGGTGAGTCGCTCGTCGGAGTGGATGACGGATTTGTAGATGTCGATTGACTCGTTGGCGAACGTCTCGCCGTCGATGGTCATCTCGACGGTGTGAGCGAGCCGGTCCTCGTTCGGGACGAGCGAGCAGACCGTCTCCGCGAGAATCGGCGGGAGCATGTGCATCGTGTACCCCGGCAGGTAGACGGTGTTGCCCCGTTCGAGCGCTTCCTCCCACATCGCCGTCCCCGGCTGGACGTAGTGGGTCACGTCGGCGATGTGGACCCACAGCTTGTAGTCGCCGTCGTCGGTCTTCGCGATGGAGACGGCGTCGTCGAAGTCCTGCGCGTCGGCGGGGTCGATGGTGCAGGTCGTCAGGTCACGACAGTCGGTGCGATACTCCTCGTCGATTTCCGACTGAATCTCCGCTTTGATGTCGGTCGTGCGCTC
This portion of the Halosegnis longus genome encodes:
- a CDS encoding ABC transporter substrate-binding protein, with the protein product MNRRSFLAAAGTGTAVALAGCSGGGGDTVRIGGMYLLSGLAQALGTSSENAARAAVDDINENGGINGQDVEITIRDHGSQPAQTIRSLVQEDNSDVLIGITSSGVGLATAPTIESLGVPFIATDIGTPYLTEFDTEAYGNYYESDDGKAALKPNIFRSTANTSHMTYGIAKFIADNYGAMRVANMGPDYAYGEQCWEYFKAYSEGLGVDHEYVASEFPSLGASDMTPQINSVLSNDPDLVFTSFWAGDATTFISQAAEQGLFDEVEDVFDTIGADPTVFSALGDTTPEGIHMSGWYWPTAYDNEYNQAFLDKYESMYSDEPVPSIPGFTGGQTWGAVQTYKQVIESVGSLNSDDIVSELEGFTFEEDPRGPVTYDADSHQAQAPVTLGTTSFDVDVPYDGAGLADIQKYTITRDESLELLDGSGLGPGM
- a CDS encoding RNB domain-containing ribonuclease, producing the protein MTDDSPKPGSAEAQGPVQIDEELDRHLQNKREELFEEFELRDTFPSEVIREADERTTDIKAEIQSEIDEEYRTDCRDLTTCTIDPADAQDFDDAVSIAKTDDGDYKLWVHIADVTHYVQPGTAMWEEALERGNTVYLPGYTMHMLPPILAETVCSLVPNEDRLAHTVEMTIDGETFANESIDIYKSVIHSDERLTYAQAEDRLDDPDADLHEELSLVHELADQLHERRKEDGSLVLNPRRDRAHTIIEECMLKANKAVTHELQWVRSLEAMFRVHPQPTPDEWDEALREIQDLDGVSIPGSSWEDPRKAVNATLEQAPGRQLDQIQWAVMKVMPRAKYMSDPFGGHHALNFEVYGHFTSPIRRLSDLVNHWIIYQNETPEGVVLADLCDHASKRQKAAETCERIYKDFLQEVGLDPDAVNNRGIEVVEDADPEDLDRSAGEVSPEAFN
- a CDS encoding branched-chain amino acid ABC transporter permease, whose product is MSGALDSAPDVEGNERLLAGAGLLALVIAPFILGPFQMGLLAEVLIFGIFATAFNLLYGYTGLLSFGHGMFFAVAGYTMAKTVQVVGPMLSFGELFGGASVLATWLFGLVLAILVTVLVAMAIGYLAVQLEEIYFAMITLSFTMAIYAIANQDIIGTLLEFLGIGNGTFTNGSDGLTFTLGEVDLFGFTFTLVDIADPFAYYFFTIAIFSVTMYLLYRIVKSPFGTVCKAIRENPERASALGIDITRHSWVTFVISGGFSGLAGGLLIPLFTNVTPRYAYWSFSAEPVLMTVIGGPYSFFGPLVGAFSYRYLRWFISRFEMLEAYWQFSFGLLLLLVVLFVANGIIGAPKQIRSWLDSRGE